Genomic segment of Malus domestica chromosome 15, GDT2T_hap1:
ATTTGGCTGGTTGTATTCATGTGAACAATTCGATACTGGCGGTGTACGCAAAGTGTGGAAAATTGAAGTGGGCAAGGAGGTTCTTTGACCAGATGGATGAGAAGGATGGGGTGAGTTGGAATGCGGTTATATCTGGTTACTGTCACAAGGGTGAGACCGAAGAGGCTCGGAGACTGTTTGATGCGATGAGCAAAGAAGGGATTGAACCGGGGTTGGTAACTTGGAATACATTGATTGCTAGTCATAACCAGTTGGGTCATTGTGATCTCGCAATGGAACTGATGAGGAGGATGGAGAGCTGTGGCATAACCCCTGATGTATATACTTGGACTTCTTTGATTTCGGGATTTGCTCAAAACGACAGGAAAAATCAGCCTTTGGATTTGTTCAAGATGATGCTTCTATCAGGGGTACAACCAAATGGGATTACAATCACTAGTGCAATCTCAGCATGCACATCTTTAAAATCACTTAACAAAGGGTTGGAAATCTATTCTATTGCTATAAAGATGGGTTTCATTGATGATGTACTGGTCGGAAATGCACTTGTTGATATGTTTTCAAAATGTGGGGAACTGGAAGCTGCTCAGAAGGTCTTTGTTATGATCCCAGAGAAAGACGTCTATACCTGGAACTCAATGATAGGAGGATATTGCCAAGCTAGATACTGTGGTAAGGCCTATGAACTGCTCATGAAGATGCAGGAATCAGATGTGCATCCCAATGCTGTGACCTGGAATGTGATGATCACAGGATACATGCAGAATGGAGATGCGGATCAAGCAATGGACCTCTTCCAAAGGATGGAAAAAGACGGGAAAGTTAAACGAAATACGGCATCATGGAACTCTCTTATCTCTGGCTACCTGCAACTTGGGGAGAAAAACAAGGCACTTGGGGTATTCAGGCAGATGCAGGCCTACTGTGTTAATCCTAATTCTGTTACCATATTGAGTGTCCTGCCCGCTTGTGCAAATCTAGTTGCCACGAAAAAGGTGAGAGAGATCCACGCTGGTGTATTGCGTAGAAATTTGGAGTCTGAAGTCCCTGTTGTAAATTCCCTGATAGACACCTATGCCAAATCGGGAAACATAGCATATCCAAGAATCATATTTGCTAGAATGCCATCCAAAGATATCATCACTTGGAACTCAGCAATTTCTGGTTGTGTCTTACATGGTCTTTCAGACATTGCACTTGACCTTTTTGATCAGCTGAAGAAGTCGGGGTTTAGACCAAATAGAGGTACCTTTACAAGTATCATATATGCATACAGTCTTGCTGGAATGATAGACGAGGGAAGACAAGCTTTTTACAGCATCAGTGAAAACTACCAAATCATACCAGGTCTAGAACATTATTCAGCTATGGTAGATCTTTTCGGGCGTTCTGGAAGACTTCAAGAAGCAATGCAGTTTATTGAAGATATGCCCATAGAACCAGACTCCTCTATTTGGGCTGCCTTATTTACCGCATGTAGGATTCATGGGAATCTTGCCTTGGCAGTTCGTGCAGGGGAGCATTTAATCGACTTGGAACCAGGAAATATTTTGGTTCAACAGTTACTTCTACAGTCATATTCTTTATGTGGTAAGTCTGAGGttacttcaaaattgaaaaagttTGGTAGAGATGCTGCAATAAAGAAATTTATTGGGCAGTGCTGGATTGAGGTAAAGAACTCGGTGCATACGTATGTTGCAGGTGATAGGTCGGAACTATGCTCAAACTTCCTAAATTCATGGTTACAAAACATAGAAGAAAAAGCAAAGAGACATGATTTTGGTAATGAGCTTTGTGTTGAGGAAGAAGAGGGGGGTATCAGCTGGGTCCATAGCGAAAAACTGGCACTTGCTTTTGCCCTCATTGGCTCCTCAAGTGTACCTAAGAGTATTAGGATGGTGAAGAATCTGAGAATGTGTGGGGACTGCCACAGGATGGCGAAGTATATATCTATGGCTTTCGGGTGTGAGATATATTTGAGCGACTCAAAGTCCTTTCACCATTTTAGTAATGGCCGTTGTTCATGTGGTGACTATTGGTAGAGGATCCTCGGGGACAAGCATAAAAGGGGGAAGTTGAAAGATCAGTTTCAGTGAAACAGGTCGTCTTCGAGGTACAACTCCAGTCACAAGCTAACATCATTTTGCCGTTATTGACAAAGTTGAAGAGGGGGTGGTTGATCCTTATGGGATTTGTAACCATGAGGACAGCAGCGCTAGAGTCACATTCAACTCCAATACATTTTCTCGTGCGAAGCATAGGCTTCGATGTACCTCCGTAATTCTACCTCAATAACAGATCCAAATCCATGGCTCAAAGAGAAGCGCCTTCGGCTCCCTTCCATTTTCATTGCGCAGAACTCCACCTGCTCCGGCGTGGCCTTGCTATCCTCTGCAACCACCATATATTTAAGCTTAAACCAACATTTAGGAGGGGGAAGCCAATGAAGGACTTCGATCTGCCTAGAGGATTTTGAAGACAATGTCTTGCGTGGGACCTGATTTCGggatggtttgggagtgaggtgcttaaaaaaaaagcacctatgaaaaaaagctgtgagggttttaggggtttggtaaactgaaaaaaaatggcttattttggaagctcctgtgaggaaaaagctgaagctactatttacagctttggaaaactggctttttttcaaagcacacggagctacagtgctcctttaatgaaaagacccattatcagactgcttttttttccaaaagcatttttacaaaaaagtttaccaaacactctgctgatttatttcaccgccgtttattctcacagcacatccgcttattctcacagcagttttttttcaaagcacaacaataccaaaccagcccttcgACGCATTCCAAATTTCCCTCTTCATTCGTTAATAATAAGAAGAAAAGTCACTAAACATCCTCATTGCATGTAACAGCTCGTTCATTCTTAAAAACCAATCACAGTGTGATGCGTGTCCATAAATTTATGCTCGTATATTGCCCCCGAAAGCAGGGTACGGGCCCTTGTTACCCTCCTATTTCAAGCCCAAATTACTCATTGACAGGTTTGGATCTGTTGTGTTGTACTACTGGCCCAGCTTCTCATGAAGTCCCTTACAAACAACGTAATTACCATCAAGGAACAAACTTGGAGCTTGCAATCAAATTAGGTTCTCTCTCCTTTTTGGGTCAATATTGGAGCTTGGAATCGGTTTTGATATACAAAACCCTCCCAATGTTATGGCATATATGCATTGTTATTCTGCGATCGTCGCTTATCCAATCCAAACCTTCACTTATGAGTGAAGagttttaggttcaaatctcgtcaatgatgagtttgatatctatttattttccttcttttcttcacTTATGAGTGAAAAATCTTAGATATGAATCTTGTGAATGGTGAGCTCGATATTAATTTGTTTCCCTTACTTTCTTATGGTATGTATGTCAAtagattaaaaaaacaaaaaagatgaagaacATGGGCTCTTATTAGGGCCACCTACTACAGCCCTAATTATCGGGCACGCTAAGGCAAGTAAAGTGATGGGCTTTTGGGCCATAGGCCAGTTGTCTTAATGGGCCAACTTCTCATAACGTCCGTACAACATGAAGAGGTGCAAACAGTTGAACCCGGTCCAGACGTTCAGATTTCCAAAGTTTGTTATTAGGCACGGTCATGTCGCTATTTAAGCTactttgatgaagaaatgaagaaattttgttttctaatgtaatttaaaaaatataataaattatttattttaatttaatcctACACAATAAAACAGTCACAATCGCGTTGTTGGTGTTTGAAAAAATATGATAGGATTTAGCCTAACATTTCAAGAAAAAGTAGTGTTGCTGTTGAGAAATTCACGTAAAGTTAATTTAGAGAATGGTATATTAGTGACAGTTTCCTGCATGATGTGGCTGTAAATAGGGGCAAAGCTAAAAATAATGTTCATGGATGGCACAATTAATCAATGGTGGGTGCATCTTCTCGTGGAATTCCAAAAAGAGTGCGCGcatcatcaattttttttttcaattttaaatgaGGCATTTTGTCGAGCACTTGGCCAACCTATACTCATTGTGTGTTGCATACATCCCCATCCTTTGTGCCATTTTAGTTGTTTCTTTAGGGTCAATATTGCTATACTTAACAAATAGATAAATTGTATATGCATAGGGCTGGAAGGTCAAATTTATTAAACTTGCGGGAGGAGGGAATTCTTCTTCGTGTGCTGCCATAATCAACTCTACAACTAAACAATTTTGTGCTATATCCGCCTCCTGATAGTTTTCGATGAGAAGTGAGTGATAGAGTTGACGGTGATGGTGAGTTGCTTCTTATAAGTCGTAGTTTGACGTCTTATCGAGCCACAAAAGACAGCTACTATTTAACTAGGTTCCTAGTTCCTGCTCAGAGAAACTTTTTCCAACCAAAAACGTGTCCCTTCTGGTCTTCACCAAGATTCGCCCCCTGCTGTAAATTACCCAACTCAATGCGATACACGGTTGTAAAGCCAACCTTTAATCAGAACCCGTGCATGCATGTATATAATGTCAAACTGCATCACCGCCCAACGACTAAGGCAATGCAATTGTGAGACTCTCACTAATACAAAATACAAAGAACCAAATTTAAGTATCACCAAATGCTTTTGATTTGccatttataattaattaaacattTCTATAAGTAAGTACTTGAAgtaattatttttcaaaatatatttttgtttttttctttagaaAGTTCTTTTATATTATCTTTCTTTAgcaagtttttttctttatcaaccAATTTTTACGTCTCACACAACTCCCTCAATTTCGGATTGTCGGATccaataaattgaagaagaccAAAAGACATAATTTAACAAGGTGTGTGAAAtaggtaaaaatgggtgtgggaTTGCACCACCcaaaatgtatatatatgagtACACTATTCAACTGCCTTGAACAATAAACTTcccttttaagttttaaacaAAGCCATTAGCTTCTAGCacccaaagaaacaaataattataattaattaattatttagacACATGGAATTGATATACTGATTAATACAGGTGAGTCTCACATAAAATGGTAATGTTCATATAATTAAAGAATATGTATCAATGAATATGCTGAATTTGTGTGTGTAAGTGACATTATTTTTACTGTATTAATTAACTTCCAACATGAAAGCCCCAAGCGAGAGACCTCCCCAGAATCTAAGAGTGAGCTACATGTGAAAGATAGATGTAAAATGTGGGAATGCAGTACTAATTTGAGTGGTTGTGTGCATGAGCTTATAGCTAATATGAAAGATGAAGTGTCACTTAATTTAGTAGACCTGAGTGAATAATTAGGGTTAGGTATTCGATTCTAAATGGCATAATTAGTAAATTTGCCaataaatataaagaaaaatataagatgATGCCAAAGAGGAAGAAATGGATTTACGGAGAATTGGAGATCGATGCGTGGGACCTATGACCTATTTATGTTGTGCAGCGTGGATATGCAACTTGCTGTGGGAAATTCCAGCACAAATATGATGGATGTCAGATGGcaaactaataattaaattggATCTGGCAATCTGCTACTATAATCCCCGATCGAATGATGGACACCAAGATTCTGTGCTAGATTTTATTCTTGTAGCTTAGCTTTTGCATGGGGGAATGCAATTAAGCACATTTATGCAAATTGTGACGTCGACATAGCCATACAGTATTACTACTTTCATTTATTAATAATTTTGATGTCGACGgtcacgaaaaaaaaaaagaaaaaagaaaaaaaaaatatatatatatgtatgtatatgtatatatatatatatatcaagctTTCAGTATCATGACTGAAGGTCGCAGGCTCTCACTGAAATAAATGCATATGAACATTGCTGCAAATTAACAGGCTGCGTCTTCTCTTTGTTGTAAAAATTTAGAATCACTAATTGCATATATATACCTTGTTTCTTTCAGCTATTTGGATGCCCAAATTTGACACAAAATTCTTTAACACATGTGGATCTTATTATTGGATGTGAGTTTTGCATATATTAGAGATTATTTTAGCAAGTGTCAATTTCGTGTGTTCAAATACTATAACACGTACTTTCCAATTTCTTACACATTTTTTATGTGCATTGAGTTACATGCACGACTTTCATTTGATGTGTAAATTTGGGGGTATTATTCGTGATGTTCGatgccatgcatgcattgaTTCGAAAACCATTTACTTCATTTCTATATATTAATGTGTTTAGTGTAGTTgcatcttatatatatatgtgtgtgtgtgtgtatgtatataatcAAAAGGCAAAAAGGGTGCATCCTTCATAAATTTAAATAGGatttcaaaataaaacaatttaatcTAAACTAACAGAATAATATTACCCActgtaagaccatctccaactcttgggctaaaagccaaattttttagcccgaaaaatttggtttttagccagaaacatcttttctgctccaacccttatgCCATAAAATTTTAActcggaattattaaagaatgaacttaggctaatttttttttaaatcaattttttttaaaataaataaatatatagattattgtaaattaattttatgaacattttaatttaaaaaaatttaaattccaataaacatttggcatttagcccggggagaaagctggggggtatttggcccagaaataacatttggcatttagcctaaaattttaacatgggttggagagtgtttggggggtaatttggcttttagcccaggtttGAAGATGGTCGGGGTATTTTTTCCCCTTTATTTCTttaactatttaaaaaaatatttcaaacaaaaattataaataaaaaataacatgtaAAAGATTAAATTGCCACATGCTCACGTATATATGAGACAAGAGGCTACTGTATATATAAAGGCATATACTATTATGCATAAAGCCAATAATTCATATGCATGCATGATTCCCTGTTCGATATGCGACTTTAAGCTCCCTTTAGCTAGTATTGTATTACACAAAGGTGACCCACGTAAGAAGGCATCAGCTGTGATGGACGTTTAACAATATCTTGCCAGTATTTGTTTACATTTTGCGCCCTCTTCAGTCATCACTGATGtgaaatgttatttattatgttaTCACTACTGTTCAATTCAGATACTCATTCAtgaatccggatcctctttcTGAGGATCCTGAAGATTCGtcaatcttgtttgtttatcgtacatgatgtgataaaaaattattttaaatatttttatttaaaattaaacaaaaataatacttaataaaaattgaTCGCACGATGTATAATAAACGAACACGATTTATAGATCTTCgagatcctcaccaaaaggatccggaAAGGATTATGTTGGCTCATTCATGTCTTTAAACCCATTCCTTGCATGCTTCTAGGAGAAATtacaaatatttaatttaatttaacacTATAGGGTTTTAAAAAGGACTAATTAAACTAGTTTGCATGCACTGCATGGTGCTTGGCAGCTTGCTCCCGTTCTATAATACAGTTAAGAGAAATTCGGGGACCAATAACGATAATGAAAACAATGGGGAATGAGCTGTTCTTCATGTAATTAAAATCATCAAGACCCAAGGAAAGCAAAACTTTTCTCACTTCTGACATGCGTCTTTACACTGTCTAATTCACTTTTTAATTTAAACCCCAGCTAACTAATTAGCTATTGATATTCTTCACAGCAAGTCATAATTAGGGTTTCAATGCGCAATATAATATGTGATTTAGCTCCCATTTAATTAcaattttttgaagaaaaaacgaAGAAAAAAGTTTAAGAATCAAAGCTAGGGAACAATTGGTGTCGGGAAGGTAAAGAGGCTGCCATGTTATACACTAACACAAAAGTgattgtgtttgctttcttgaGCAGCTTTGCCTGTAAAGTGACACTTGTGCAGGACCTTTGTAGACCCATTGCTTTGCACTTTGAGGGAGAAAAAAACCGCACATTTTGTTGTAAAAGTTGAGTTTAAACTCAAAAGCAAAGACAGCATGAACGAATCATAAAGCAGATCGACAAAAAAACTTTCTCCTTCTTTTACAGACGCACAGAAGAtataagaagaagagagagagagagagagccccCAATTCCACTTATTTGCCAAACTTTTGTTGAAAAGAGCAATTACAGCTTAAAAACGACCTCATAtcgattattttattaattatatcaTTATCACTTTTTTTGGTGCTTAAAATCGCACTAATTAATCTTTCTCATAATTTAATCCCAACTAATCATATTGAAGGAGTGAGGAGAGGAATGACCAAATTGGTAAACCAAATGTCATTGCCATTCTTAATCTCATGGAGGATTTtagatttctttttccttttcgtaAAGTGCGATTAAGTGTTAACAGAAAAGTAAAATGGATTTTTACACAATAATGTTTAAGAatgttaactacattgaaaTATTTGAGAATGATAGAGAAACTGAGGAAGAAGGagtaaaagagaaaaaattgaactagagagtttagagagagaaatatgagACTTGTATTTAAGTTATATAATGATTATACAACTCTGTTTTTATAATAGAAATCCTAACAACTCTAATTGATGACTTGTAGAATCATTTTAACTAATCATCTAACTAATTGTTTGGAACCCTTAATAAAGAAAATAGTATAtgttcatattttatttatttttattcagAATGTTAATAGAATCACAATGCGAGCAGATGAatttagtatttgatgcatgaTCGTTGAGAGTTAGAGGAAAAAGATTATGAAGGTGCATGCTTTCGATCAGAAGAAATAGTTATCAATTTGTGCGGGTTGCATGTTCATCCATTATTTCaagaaaattttaacaaaaaacttatagtactgttcactttaaagaaaaatcacatttttacgctaaaaagtcaattctggtactatttactttaccttttattttatcattttagctaaaactcaaagtttttgttttgtagttTTCAGTTGCTTGataatttatattcattataaaatattggcgattatatttataaattgggCTTTATTTCTAATGTGTTAAGATAATGGGTCATAGTTAACtcattattataaaattaatggGGTCCTAAGCATGCATATTTATCTACGTAGAGTCCAAATTGGATGCTGATTAAAACAGTTGGCCATTAAAATTATTAGTACACAAGTTGGTTGGTGTTGGTCTTTGGACCGGACTCGTGTTGCAATCTCAAGTCTGAAGGTCATTAGGCACTGTCAACTCACCTCTTCTTGTCGACAGATTAAACAAGGATTAATTCATTAAGCTAAATTATTTAATGATAATTGTACAACCAAACTTCTCACATCTAATCCAGTTGGCTTTGGCTACCCGACAGAGACAAGGCTTTAATGTCAAGACTCAATCTTGTGAACAGAAAAAGGCAAGTGTTGATATGGATTTAACAGTTGGAATAATTTGGAAGTATTTTCCTCGTTTACAACATTGATCTGACAAATGGTCATCAAATTCAAATCTAGGTCAAATTTCATTTACAAGTTCTTTAATTTGTATAGAAATGTTATACAACCAAGCAAGCAAGCTAGCTAGGTCCAACTATTCACaccaagaaagaaaatatatgCATGCGTCCCCAGTTCATGTGGGCTTGtttattggaaaaaaatgaGATTACATGCACGACTTAACTTTTATACTGTCAATGTCGTTCTCAACAAAACCCCAATTTCCTAACACATACAGAAAAATGATTTTTAAGTACCATTTTTCTTTCATGTATATCATGTtaatttatatgttttttttagttatttgCTATTTAATTCAAAATTTAGAAATAGAGAAAGGTATCAAGGTAGAAAATGAGGGTGTGAGAGAGATTTCCCTTTACATATTGGACCTTGACCCACACGTTACTTCCAACACCCTTCTTTCTACGTGCTCGGATTAACCTATATTTTCACCATTGACctagtttaattattttaaaaagtaaaaaaacaaaGATCAAGGTTAACACACTACAATATATGAAGAGTAATGCTAGatagatcaattttttttaccacatttACAAGCATATGAGTTGTCCGAAATAtaaaataagcacattaatcaatacttaagtaatattaattcaatcatcaacaaacatGTTATATGATTTACATAATATAGTTTAAATGGATAATCTTTTAGCATTATCCGTATATTAATCCTAATTATCCCTTACTTCATGTCTGTGGTGGAAGACAAGTGAATTAGACAAGCTACTATTAGGTGGTCCAACAAGTGTCCACATGTATGAAAGCTTAAAATAGAGAGAGGATCCtagccggatcctctttgtgaggatcggGGGATTCTCCAatcatatccgttcatcgtacatcgtgtaatcagtttttatcaagtactgtttatattcaattttaaataaaaaatttacaatgatttatgaccacatgatgtacgatgaacgattgTGACTTGAAAATCCCTataatcctcacaaagaaaatCTAGCGAGAATCCTCACTCCTTAAAATATGCACTCACTAATTGGATAATCATTTTCATTCCTAGACATGGTGGTGGAAGAGTGGTCAATTTGAAGAGAGCCCTCCTAAATAATGAGTTCTTTAAccaacaaatgttttacaacgTAACTATTACCtttcttaatttgtttgtttttttactcACTCACATAAACAACAGAATTTTTAGGCCTTTTAATGTATTCTCCATGGAGGTTTTTAGGTTGTTATTGGTGTAACTTGAACCTATATATCTTAATTTTAGCATATTTGGGATTTGCCAAATTGACTAGAATAGTATGCTCCTCTGCTCTATATTCAAGTTTGAAACTCTCTTCACATAATTAACATTGGATTAGTATgagattagagagagagagagagagagagagagagagagagagagagagagagagagagagagagagagggatacTATGAATTGATCTTGGCCAGGTTTTCAAGTTGATGACTTATATATCTGCAATGGTGAGCTTTTTGCAGATATCATGTTTTCAACTAAAGTTTGAGTCTCCCTTCACATAAGTTGCTTTTTAGTTTAGAATATTGCtagtataaaatataaaaacaatgataaaaggaggtggattgtctgccattctatttccatactcttctcatcctctcctgttttgtgtgttcacggttaagtcacgtcaacattttatattcctattactttttgtatttttataaaaaaatcaatataaaatgttgacgtggcttaaccgtgaccacacaaacatgaGGGGATAAGAAGAGTATGAAAAtgagagggcagacaat
This window contains:
- the LOC103450434 gene encoding pentatricopeptide repeat-containing protein At1g19720-like isoform X2, with the translated sequence MENFTIPCKSSPPIPIVPSKFSNPSEFLPRQTKPTISFSRKTLPKFTDSHLNYLRKNGEFTEAVTVLDSIAKSGSKVTSTTYMNLLQSCIDTNSIQLGRKIHERIDVVEELNPFVETKLVSMYAKCGFLDDARKVFYAMRERNLYSWSAMIGACLRDQRWKEVVELFYSMMRDGVLPDYFLFPKILQACGNCSNFEATKLIHSIVVRYNLAGCIHVNNSILAVYAKCGKLKWARRFFDQMDEKDGVSWNAVISGYCHKGETEEARRLFDAMSKEGIEPGLVTWNTLIASHNQLGHCDLAMELMRRMESCGITPDVYTWTSLISGFAQNDRKNQPLDLFKMMLLSGVQPNGITITSAISACTSLKSLNKGLEIYSIAIKMGFIDDVLVGNALVDMFSKCGELEAAQKVFVMIPEKDVYTWNSMIGGYCQARYCGKAYELLMKMQESDVHPNAVTWNVMITGYMQNGDADQAMDLFQRMEKDGKVKRNTASWNSLISGYLQLGEKNKALGVFRQMQAYCVNPNSVTILSVLPACANLVATKKVREIHAGVLRRNLESEVPVVNSLIDTYAKSGNIAYPRIIFARMPSKDIITWNSAISGCVLHGLSDIALDLFDQLKKSGFRPNRGTFTSIIYAYSLAGMIDEGRQAFYSISENYQIIPGLEHYSAMVDLFGRSGRLQEAMQFIEDMPIEPDSSIWAALFTACRIHGNLALAVRAGEHLIDLEPGNILVQQLLLQSYSLCGDRSELCSNFLNSWLQNIEEKAKRHDFGNELCVEEEEGGISWVHSEKLALAFALIGSSSVPKSIRMVKNLRMCGDCHRMAKYISMAFGCEIYLSDSKSFHHFSNGRCSCGDYW
- the LOC103450434 gene encoding pentatricopeptide repeat-containing protein At1g19720-like isoform X1 → MENFTIPCKSSPPIPIVPSKFSNPSEFLPRQTKPTISFSRKTLPKFTDSHLNYLRKNGEFTEAVTVLDSIAKSGSKVTSTTYMNLLQSCIDTNSIQLGRKIHERIDVVEELNPFVETKLVSMYAKCGFLDDARKVFYAMRERNLYSWSAMIGACLRDQRWKEVVELFYSMMRDGVLPDYFLFPKILQACGNCSNFEATKLIHSIVVRYNLAGCIHVNNSILAVYAKCGKLKWARRFFDQMDEKDGVSWNAVISGYCHKGETEEARRLFDAMSKEGIEPGLVTWNTLIASHNQLGHCDLAMELMRRMESCGITPDVYTWTSLISGFAQNDRKNQPLDLFKMMLLSGVQPNGITITSAISACTSLKSLNKGLEIYSIAIKMGFIDDVLVGNALVDMFSKCGELEAAQKVFVMIPEKDVYTWNSMIGGYCQARYCGKAYELLMKMQESDVHPNAVTWNVMITGYMQNGDADQAMDLFQRMEKDGKVKRNTASWNSLISGYLQLGEKNKALGVFRQMQAYCVNPNSVTILSVLPACANLVATKKVREIHAGVLRRNLESEVPVVNSLIDTYAKSGNIAYPRIIFARMPSKDIITWNSAISGCVLHGLSDIALDLFDQLKKSGFRPNRGTFTSIIYAYSLAGMIDEGRQAFYSISENYQIIPGLEHYSAMVDLFGRSGRLQEAMQFIEDMPIEPDSSIWAALFTACRIHGNLALAVRAGEHLIDLEPGNILVQQLLLQSYSLCGKSEVTSKLKKFGRDAAIKKFIGQCWIEVKNSVHTYVAGDRSELCSNFLNSWLQNIEEKAKRHDFGNELCVEEEEGGISWVHSEKLALAFALIGSSSVPKSIRMVKNLRMCGDCHRMAKYISMAFGCEIYLSDSKSFHHFSNGRCSCGDYW